One segment of Macaca fascicularis isolate 582-1 chromosome 2, T2T-MFA8v1.1 DNA contains the following:
- the ZMAT3 gene encoding zinc finger matrin-type protein 3 isoform X5, with product MITVSSVTPPSVPRLWLRLTIKGRIMPRGCGWRKLRVTHSRRESSELGQRRARKEGNEFKMMPNRRNMYTVQNNSAGPYFNPRSRQRIPRDLAMCVTPSGQFYCSMCNVGAGEEMEFRQHLESKQHKSKVSEQRYRNEMENLGYV from the exons ATGATTACTGTAAGCTCTGTGACGCCTCCTTCAGTTCCCCGGCTGTGGCTCAGGCTCACTATCAAGGGAAGAATCATGCCAAGAGGCTGCGGCTGGCGGAAGCTCAGAGTAACTCATTCTCGTAG GGAATCCTCAGAGCTGGGTCAACGGCGGGCCAGGAAAGAAGGGAATGAGTTTAAGATGATGCCTAACAGGAGAAATATGTATACAGTACAGAATAATTCAG CAGGTCCTTACTTCAATCCCCGCTCTCGGCAGAGAATTCCACGTGATCTGGCCATGTGTGTTACTCCAAGTGGCCAGTTTTACTGTTCAATGTGTAATGTTGGGGCTGGCGAAGAGATGGAATTCCGGCAGCATTTAGAGAGCAAGCAACATAAGAGCAAGGTGTCGGAACAGCGGTACAGGAATGAGATGGAAAATCTGGGATATGTATAG